The genomic DNA CGCCGGGACAAGAACCCTCCAAATTGGCTGTCCGCATTTGAATTGGATTCAAATGTGGAGACCCACAGCCGTAACATGCGTATCGGGCCGCCGTGCTCCCTGACTTTAAGGGGGCCGGCCGACGCCCGCGTGAAGCGCACAATCTGACCAACCGGCAACGGCCCAGTGACAAACGACTGAACGCGAACGACAAATGACTGCCGAAATTCAAATTCGAATGCAGACTCCAACACGAAATGAATAATCCAAAAATCGCTAAACTCGCGCTGGAAGACGGCACGGTTTTTACTGGAACTGCCTTTGGGGCAATGGGTGAGGTCGATGGCGAAGTGTGCTTTAACACTTCGATGACCGGCTACCAGGAAATTTTGACCGATCCGAGTTATCGCGGGCAAATTGTCTGCATGACGTACCCGGAAATCGGCAACTATGGCGTAAATACTGAGGATCTGGAAAGCCCTAAACCCCAATTGGCCGGCTATGTGGTGCGTGAGTGGAGCCGACGGGAAAGCAATTTCCGCTCCTCCGGCCGCCTGGATGAATATTTGCAGCGGCACGGCATTCCCGGCCTTGCCGAAATTGACACCCGGGCTTTGGTTCGCCGGCTGCGGTCAGGCGGGGCAATGAAGGGAATCCTTTCCAACCGCGATTTGGACGACGCCAGCCTTGTGGCGAAGGCGAAAGCCAGCCCTGGCTTGGTCGGCCGCGATTTGGTGCGCGAAGTCATTCCCGATCAACCGCGCACCTGGAACGAAAAGCTGCACGAGCTGGCGCGGCAAAAATTCGCCACCGGTTCGGGCAATCATTCCCAGGGCGCCATCGGCAGCAATGGAACGCCCGTTGCGGTCGCCTCACCGGACATCGATTTGCATGTCATCGCGCTGGATTACGGCATGAAGTGGAATATCTTACGGCATTTGGCCGACATAGGTTGCCGTGTCACGGTTTTGCCCGGCACGGCGACGGCCGACGATGTTCTGGCCCACAAGCCGGCCGGCGTGTTTTTATCGAACGGACCTGGCGACCCGGAGCCGCTGGAATATGCCACGACGACCATTCGCGGCATCCTGGGGCGCGTGCCGGTGTTCGGCATTTGCTTGGGGCATCAATTGCTGTCGCTGGCCTGCGGCGCAAAAACATTCAAGCTGAAGTTCGGACACCGTGGAGCGAATCAGCCGGTGCAAAACTTGAGCACCGGCAAGGTGGAAATTACATCGCAAAACCACGGCTTTGCTGTCGCCGAAAAGACGCTGCCAGCCGAGTTGGAGATTACGCATCGCAACCTGAACGACAACACCATCGAGGGCCTCCGGCACCGCTCGCTACCGGCCTTCTGCGTGCAATATCACCCGGAAGCTTCGGCCGGCCCGCACGATAGCGC from Pirellulales bacterium includes the following:
- the carA gene encoding glutamine-hydrolyzing carbamoyl-phosphate synthase small subunit, translating into MNNPKIAKLALEDGTVFTGTAFGAMGEVDGEVCFNTSMTGYQEILTDPSYRGQIVCMTYPEIGNYGVNTEDLESPKPQLAGYVVREWSRRESNFRSSGRLDEYLQRHGIPGLAEIDTRALVRRLRSGGAMKGILSNRDLDDASLVAKAKASPGLVGRDLVREVIPDQPRTWNEKLHELARQKFATGSGNHSQGAIGSNGTPVAVASPDIDLHVIALDYGMKWNILRHLADIGCRVTVLPGTATADDVLAHKPAGVFLSNGPGDPEPLEYATTTIRGILGRVPVFGICLGHQLLSLACGAKTFKLKFGHRGANQPVQNLSTGKVEITSQNHGFAVAEKTLPAELEITHRNLNDNTIEGLRHRSLPAFCVQYHPEASAGPHDSAYLFDYFKHLMLNGK